In the Telopea speciosissima isolate NSW1024214 ecotype Mountain lineage chromosome 2, Tspe_v1, whole genome shotgun sequence genome, one interval contains:
- the LOC122651056 gene encoding plant cysteine oxidase 3-like, whose translation MIIFFVDKTSPADVGLKEDNSDDDRSHGFFGPNADHDFDRIARYAQTIRYLEIFETESFNMCIFCMPKSTVMALHDHPGMTVLSKLLYGSMHVKAYDWVEPACIRKSMGPGCPQENFPFSLTVGLAKLAVNKVKTASCGTSVLYPKSGGNIHCFTAISTCAAFDILTPSYREAAGRTCTFYREYPYSSFPMADGAGIIDGKEEDYAWLEVIPIPNSLCMKKGEYKGFPVQV comes from the exons atgatcattttttttgtagataAAACTAGTCCTGCTGATGTTGGGCTCAAGGAGGATAACTCAGATGATGATCGGAGCCACGGTTTTTTTGGGCCCAATGCAGATCATGATTTCGACAGGATAGCTCGATATGCTCAAACCATAAGATACTTGGAAATATTTGAAACTGAAAGCTTTAAT ATGTGCATATTCTGCATGCCAAAGTCAACTGTTATGGCACTCCATGATCATCCAGGGATGACTGTCTTGAGCAAGCTTCTTTATGGCTCCATGCATGTGAAGGCCTACGACTGGGTTGAGCCAGCTTGCATACGAAAAAGTATGGGACCAGGGTGCCCTCAAG AAAACTTCCCCTTTTCCTTGACAGTTGGATTGGCAAAATTGGCAGTGAACAAAGTTAAAACAGCATCATGTGGCACCTCTGTCTTGTACCCCAAATCTGGAGGTAATATCCATTGTTTCACTGCAATATCCACATGTGCAGCGTTCGACATTCTCACTCCTTCTTACCGAGAAGCTGCTGGCAGGACATGTACCTTCTACCGTGAATATCCTTATTCCAGCTTCC CAATGGCAGATGGAGCAGGCATAATTGATGGAAAGGAAGAAGACTATGCATGGCTCGAGGTGATCCCCATACCAAATTCTCTCTGTATGAAGAAGGGTGAATATAAGGGGTTCCCTGTTCAAGTTtag